The genomic interval TTTAAGGGAAGATATTGCTTTTTTAGGTGCAGAACTTTTAATAACAGTAGGTTGTGGACTTAAAAATAAAGAGGTGGAGAATCTCTGTAATAGATTTAATATAGATCTAATAATAATGGAAAATAAACGCACAAAATGCATATATGATTCAACATATATAAACCCAAGTGAAGAAAAGTGTTCATATAGATATAAGGATTTGACTAATTCGGGGTTAACTTTTAAGTTAATGCAAGCTATTGCTATATATTATAACATGAAAAGAATAAATAAGTATTTAGATTTAATACTTATAGGTAGTGTTTCAAAGAACGTTAAAAATAAAGGGGAAAATGGAATAATATTAAAGGAAGGCATTCAATATTTAAGATATACTAATAGTATAGGATTGAATGCTATTAAGAGTTTCTTTAATATTAGTGATATAAATATAGATAGTATTAATAAAATAGTTAATGAGATAACTCCAAGAGAAGGTGCCATTAGCAAAAAAGATAACGCGAAGATAATTGTGGAGTTATTGACTACAAATGATAAGGACAGAGCGGAGCAAATAACTAAATATATTTATAATGAAAAAATAAGGTAGTAATTAAAATTTATATATATTTATTGATTTTGGAGGCAAAGTAATGAGTTTAAAGGATAAAATAAGAGTTATAGAAGATTTTCCTAAGAAGGGAATAAGTTTTAAAGACATAACTACTTTAATAGCAGATGGAGAAGGCTTAAGAGATTCAGTTGACCAAATGGCAGAATTCTTCAAAGATAAGAATATTGACGTTGTAGTTGGACCAGAAGCTAGAGGATTTATATTTGGAGTTCCTGTAGCATATGCTTTAGGTGTTGGATTCATTCCAGTAAGAAAGCCAGGTAAACTTCCAGGGGATACAGTTAGAGTAGAATATGATTTAGAGTATGGAAAAGATGCTTTAGAAATACACAAAGATGCTATAAAACCAGGTATGAGAGTTGCTATAGTTGACGATCTTTTAGCTACTGGTGGTACAATAGCTGCTGTTGCTAAATTAGTAGAACAAGCTGGTGGAGAAGTTGCTGGATTAGCATTTACTATTGAGTTAACAGAATTAAAAGGAAGAGATAAATTAAAAGGATACGAAGTAACATCATTAGTTGATTATGATGTTTAAAATTCTTTAATTTTGTAAAAAATTATAATAGAGTTTAAAATGGCTGGTTTATTGACCAGCCATTAATTTTATTATTGGTTTATTTTATTTTTTTGTTATATAATAATATAATATATTAAAAGAAATTTTAAGTAGGGGAGAATAATCCAGTATGTTAGAAGAACTAATTTCTAAAATAAAAGCTAATGGGAACAATGTTGATATAGATTTAGTTAAAAAAGCATATGATTTAGCTTTTGAAGCACATAAAGAACAAAAAAGAGAATCAGGAGAGCCATACATAATTCATCCTATTAGCGTAGCTATGATATTAGCTGATATGGGCATGGACACAAATACTATAGTTGCAGGACTTCTTCATGATGTCATAGAAGATACGGATTATACTTATGAAGATATAAGTAATATTTTTAATGTTGAAGTAGCTAACTTAGTTGATGGCGTTACTAAACTTGGTAAGATAAAATATAAAAGCAAAGAAGAACAACAAGCTGACAATGTAAGAAAAATGCTTTTAGCAATGGCTAAAGACATAAGGGTTATAATAATAAAACTAGCAGATAGACTTCATAATATGAGAACACTTAAATATATGAAGCCTGAAAAACAGAAGAAAAAAGCTCAAGAAACTTTAGATATATTTGCACCTTTAGCTCATAGATTAGGTATATCTAAAATAAAGTGGGAATTAGAAGATTTGTGTTTAAGATATATTCACCCAGAAGAATATTATGACTTAGTAAATATGATAGCTGAAAAAAGAGTGGAGAGAGAAAAATTTATTTCTCGTATAATTGAAGAGCTAAAAGAAAATTTAGATAAAGCTAATATAGATAGCGATATAGAAGGAAGACCAAAACATTTCTACAGTATATATAGAAAAATGGTAAATAAACATAAGAGCATAGAACAAATCTTTGATTTAACAGCCATAAGGATTTTAGTTAATACAGTTAAAGATTGCTATGCAGTACTAGGTATAGTACACACGATTTATAAGCCAATACCAGGTAGATTTAAAGATTACATAGCGATGCCAAAACCTAATATGTATCAATCCTTACATACAACAGTAATAGGAAGTGAAGGAAAGACTTTTGAAATTCAAATAAGAACTTTTGAAATGCATAGAACGGCTGAGTACGGAATAGCAGCTCACTGGAAATATAAGAGTGGTGTTACTGGAACTGATTCAAAAGATATGACTTTTGAAAACAAGTTAACATGGCTTAGAGATATACTTGAGTGGCAAAAGGAAGCTGTTGATGCAACTGAGTTTATGGAAGGATTCAAGCTTGACTTATTCTCAGATGAAATATTTGTATTTACTCCTAAGGGGGTAGTTATAAATTTACCAGCGGGAGCAACTCCTATAGACTTTGCATATAAGATTCATACAGATATAGGAAACAAGTGTGTAGGAGCTAAGGTAAACGGAAAGATAGTAACTTTAGATTACAAGCTTAAAACTGGGGAAATAGTAGAGATATTAACATCTTCATCATCTAGAGGGCCTAATATAGATTGGTTAAATATAGCTAATAGTAATCAAGCTAGAAGTAAAATAAAACAATGGCTTAGAAAAGCAAGAAGAGAAGAAAATTTAGAAAGAGGAAAGGAAATGCTTGAAAAGGAATGTAAGAAGCAATCCTTAGTATTTTCAGACCTTTGCAAAGGGCCATTATATGACAAATTATTAAAAAGATATCATTTAAATAATATTGAAGAAATATATGTAGCCGTAGGAGAAGGAGAGTTACTTTCATCTACTGTAATATCTAAGCTTAAAGAGAATGTTGTAAAACAGGTTAGCGAAGAAGAATTAAATAAAAATATTGAAGAACAAATAGCTAAAACTGAAAGACAAACAAAGAAAAAACAAAGCTATGGAGTAACTGTTAAGGGATTAAACAATATAATGGTTAGATTTGCAAGATGTTGTAATCCTGTACCTGGAGATGATATAGCTGGATACATAACTAAAGGAAGAGGAGTTTCTGTACATAGAAAGGACTGTTCTAATTTTAAAGCTATAGTAGAAAAACAGGGAGAGAAAGTTGTAGATGTTAGTTGGGGAACTGAAAAGGGAGCTGCATATGTGGCTGAACTTGAAGTTAAAGCAGAAGATAGAATGTGTTTATTATCTGATGTTATGTTAGTTATAACTGACTCTAATCTTAGCCTACTTTCTTTAAATGCTAAATCAGGTAAAAATGGAGTAGCAAATATAAATATTCAAGTAAAAATTGATAATATAGAACAATTAAAAGAATTAATGAAGAAAATAAGAAGACTACAAGGAATATTAGACGTTTATAGAGTAAATAAATAAAAGGGGGCATAACCGTGAGAGTTGTAGTTCAAAGAGTAAATAAATCCTCTGTTAAAGTGGATAATGAGATAGTTGGAAGTATAAATAAAGGCTTTAATGTATTAGTTGGAATTGGTAAAGAGGATACTATTGAAGACTTAAAATATATGAAAGATAAAGTTTTAAACTTAAGAGTTTTTGAAGATGAAGAAGATAAAATGAATTTATCTTTAAAGGATGTTTGTGGAGAACTACTTCTTATATCACAATTTACCCTTTATGGAGACTGTAGAAAGGGAAGAAGACCAAATTTCATGAATGCTCTTGGAGGGGATGAAGCTAAGAAACTTTTTGATGAGTTTGTAAGCATGTGTAGAGAAGAGGGCATAAAAGTTGAAACTGGAGTCTTTGGTGCCCATATGGTAGTTGACATAGAAAATGATGGGCCTGTAACTTTAATTTTAGATAGCAAAAAGAATTTCTAAACAAATATTACTATTTTGCCAATAAAGCATTATAATAAATATAGGCTTTTAGAAAAGTTAAACATTGAGATTTTTTATAGGAGTTTAGCTTAATAAGTTAGACTCCTATAAATTCGGTTAAAAATATAAATTAAACTTCATTTTTTAGGAGGGATTGATATGTTAATAAAAACAATTCCAGTAGGAATGTATCAAGCTAATTGTTATGTTGTTATAGATGAAGAAACTAAGGATTGTATAATAGTAGATCCAGGTGAAGAAGCATCAAGAATTGAAAGTGTAATAGAATCTTTAGATGCAAAACCAAAAATGATATTATTAACTCATGGACATTTTGATCATGTGGGAGCTGTGCAAAAACTTGCAGAAAAATATAAAATACCTTTTTATATAGATAAAAAAGATGAAGATATGATAGAAAGAAATGTTGATGTTTTTGGAAAACTTCCAAAGGCAGATGGATATTTAAAAGATGGAGATACTCTTAAGTTCTCAGATAATTATGAAATAAAATGTCTAGAGACACCAGGACATACTCCAGGAGGATTATGCTTCTTAATAGATAATTGTCTTTTTACAGGAGATACTCTATTTAGAGAATCAATTGGAAGAAGTGATTTTGAAGGGGGTAATCATTCCACTCTTCTTAAGAGTATAAATGATAAACTGGTTCCATTAGGTGATGACATAGCAGTATATCCAGGACATGGACCAAGTTCAACTATTAAACACGAAAGACAAAGAAACCCATTTTTAGCAGGAGATTTTTATGTATATTAAAATATATCTTAATGACTTAAAGTATAGATATGACGTTTATCAAATGTTTAATATATTCTATACTTTTAAGGAATTAAAGTTTGTAAATAAAGATGAAGAGAGAGACTACGATGTCTTTATATCTGAAAATATGGTTAAGATTTCAGAGGGAGACAATAGTTTTTCTTATGAGTTCAAAGAAGGATACGGATTTAAAACAGAACTTAAAAAGGGAATATTCAAATTTTTATCTGAAACTCTTAAGGATGAATATCCTTGGGGAACATTAGTTGGAATAAGACCAAGTAAAATAGCCTTATCTCTAATAAGAGAAGGAAAATCTGAGGAAGAGATAATAAAATATTTTGAAGATAATTATATGGCTAGGGAAGAAAAAGCTAAACTTTGCATAGAAGTTGCAGAAAGAGAAGAAAGTTTTGTAAATAAAGAGGAAAAAAACATAAGTATATATGTTGGTATGCCTTTTTGCCCTACAAGATGCCTTTATTGTTCCTTTGCAGCAAATCCTATAGCTGGATGTAAGAAAGATATTGAGCCTTATTTAGAAGCTTTAAGTAAAGAAATTTCAGCTATAAGTGATTATGTATCAAAGAAAGGCTTAAAGATAGAAACTGTTTATTTTGGTGGAGGTACTCCAACCTCAGTAAATAATGAACATTTTGAAGTATTAATGAAACATATATATGATAGTTTCGTTAATAATAAAGGAATAAAGGAGTTCACTGTTGAATGTGGAAGACCTGATTCTATAACTGAAGAAAAATTAAAAACTATGAAGAGATATGAAGTATCTAGAATATCTATAAATCCTCAAAGTATGAACGATAAAACCTTGAAATCAATAGGTAGAGGGCATTTAACAGAGGATGTAGTGGATAAATTCAATTTGGCAAGAAGCTTAGACTTTGATAACATAAATATGGATATTATAATAGGTCTTCCAAATGAAGATATTTCAGAAGTTTCTAAAACATGCTCTATGATAAAGGATCTTAATCCAGATAGTTTAACTATTCATGGGATGTCTATTAAAAGAGCATCAAGACTTCATGAAAATTTAGTTTTACATAACACTATAACTATTGCAGAGCAAAAAAATCTTAATAAGATGTATGAAATGAGTAAAGTTTTAGGTAGAGAACTAAATATGCATCCATATTATATGTATAGACAAAAAAATATGGTTGGTAACATGGAGAATGTGGGATATTCAAAAGATAACAAGGAATGTATCTACAATATTCAAATGATTGAAGATAAGCAGACTATAATTGCATTAGGAGCAGATGCAGTTTCTAAGGTAGTATTTTTAGAAGAAGATAAAAATCGTATAGAAAGATTTGCAAATGTTAAAGATGTAAAGGAATATGTAAAAAGAATAGAGGAAATGGTTGAAGGTAAGATAGAATTACTTGATACTTTATATAAATAAAAAATTTAATATTATGTAGGAGGAGTTGTTTATGGCGATACAAGCTCAAAAGGGTACAAAGGATATGTTACCTAATGACGCTTATAAATGGCATTATATAGAAGAAAAGTTAAGAAAAATATCAGCTGAATATGGAATTAGAGAGATCAGAACTCCTATGTTTGAGGCAACTGAACTTTTCAAAAGAGGAGTTGGAGAAACTACTGACGTGGTTCAAAAGGAAATGTATACTTTTGAAGATAAAGGTGGAAGAAGTATAACTCTTAAACCAGAGGGGACAGCTCCAGCTGTTAGAGCATTTATTGAAAATAGTTTATATGCTGATGCTCAGCCAACAAAAATGTTCTATTTTACTCCATGCTTTAGATATGAAAAAATGCAAAAAGGAAGATTAAGAGAATTCCATCAATATGGAATAGAAGTTTTTGGTTCACAAGAAGCTTCTATTGATGCAGAAATCTTATCTTTAGTTATGAGAGTATTAACAGAGGATTTTGGAATAAAAGGATTAAGCTTAAATATAAACAGTTTAGGATGTCCAAAATGTAGAGCAAAATTCAATGAAGCTTTAAAACAATACTTAAAAGAGAACTATGATAATCTTTGTGAAACTTGTAAAACAAGATTTGAAAAGAATCCTATGAGAATCATAGACTGTAAAGAAAAGAGATGTAAGGAAATAGTTAAGGAAGCTCCTTCAATACTAGATTACATCTGCGAAGAGTGTAGTGATCACTTTAGCAAGTTAAAAGCTTACTTAGATGTTATGGGAATAGAGTATAACATAGATCCACAAATAGTAAGAGGATTAGATTACTATAGTAAAACTGTTTTTGAAGTTATAAAAGATGGATTAACAGTTTGTGGTGGAGGAAGATATGACTACTTAGTAGAAGAAGTAGACGGTCCTAAAACTCCAGCTATGGGATTTGGATTAGGTTTAGAAAGACTTCTTTTAATATTAGATGAGGAAGGAATAGAAATTCCTGAACCTGTTAGATGCGAAGTTTATATTGGCTCAATGGGAGATAATGCTAAGCTTGAAGCTATGAAATTAGCATTTAATCTTAGAAAAGCTGGCATAAAGGCTGAAATAGATCACTTAGGAAAGAGTGTTAAGGCTCAAATGAAATATGCTAATAAAATAGGAGCTAAATATACTTTTGTTATAGGTGATTCTGAAATAGAAGAAAATAAAATTAAAATTAAGAGAATGAGCGATGGAGAACAATTCGAAATCAGCTTAGATATAAATGAAATAGTAAATATAGTTAAGTAGTAGACAGGAGGAGAATTAAAATGGGTGAAGCTTTAAATGGATTAAAGCGTAACATAATGTGTGGCGACGCTAGAGAAAGCCATATTGGACAAAAAGTAACCGTAATGGGTTGGGTTCAAAGAAATAGAAATCTTGGAGGTCTTCAATTTATAGACTTAAGAGATAGAGAAGGAATTTTACAGGTTGTATTTAATGATGATTTAGGAGAAGAAATCCTAGAAAAAGCAAAATCAATAAGACCTGAATATTGTATTGCTGTAACAGGTGAAATAGTTAAGAGAGAATCAGTAAATCCAAACATGCCAACAGGTATGGTTGAGTTAAAAGCTGAGGAATTAAAGATTTTATCTGAGTCAGATACTCCTCCAATATATATAAAAGAAGATTTAGATGCTGCTGAAAGTATTAGATTAAAGTATAGATACTTAGATTTAAGAAGACCAGATATGCAAAATATCTTCAAAATAAGACATAAGACAACTAAAGCAATAAGAGATTATTTAGATCAAAATGGTTTCTTAGAAATGGAGACACCAATACTTACAAAGTCAACTCCAGAAGGAGCTAGAGATTATCTTGTTCCATCAAGAAACTATCCAGGAATGTTCTATGCATTACCTCAATCA from Clostridium perfringens carries:
- a CDS encoding RelA/SpoT family protein yields the protein MLEELISKIKANGNNVDIDLVKKAYDLAFEAHKEQKRESGEPYIIHPISVAMILADMGMDTNTIVAGLLHDVIEDTDYTYEDISNIFNVEVANLVDGVTKLGKIKYKSKEEQQADNVRKMLLAMAKDIRVIIIKLADRLHNMRTLKYMKPEKQKKKAQETLDIFAPLAHRLGISKIKWELEDLCLRYIHPEEYYDLVNMIAEKRVEREKFISRIIEELKENLDKANIDSDIEGRPKHFYSIYRKMVNKHKSIEQIFDLTAIRILVNTVKDCYAVLGIVHTIYKPIPGRFKDYIAMPKPNMYQSLHTTVIGSEGKTFEIQIRTFEMHRTAEYGIAAHWKYKSGVTGTDSKDMTFENKLTWLRDILEWQKEAVDATEFMEGFKLDLFSDEIFVFTPKGVVINLPAGATPIDFAYKIHTDIGNKCVGAKVNGKIVTLDYKLKTGEIVEILTSSSSRGPNIDWLNIANSNQARSKIKQWLRKARREENLERGKEMLEKECKKQSLVFSDLCKGPLYDKLLKRYHLNNIEEIYVAVGEGELLSSTVISKLKENVVKQVSEEELNKNIEEQIAKTERQTKKKQSYGVTVKGLNNIMVRFARCCNPVPGDDIAGYITKGRGVSVHRKDCSNFKAIVEKQGEKVVDVSWGTEKGAAYVAELEVKAEDRMCLLSDVMLVITDSNLSLLSLNAKSGKNGVANINIQVKIDNIEQLKELMKKIRRLQGILDVYRVNK
- the dtd gene encoding D-aminoacyl-tRNA deacylase; protein product: MRVVVQRVNKSSVKVDNEIVGSINKGFNVLVGIGKEDTIEDLKYMKDKVLNLRVFEDEEDKMNLSLKDVCGELLLISQFTLYGDCRKGRRPNFMNALGGDEAKKLFDEFVSMCREEGIKVETGVFGAHMVVDIENDGPVTLILDSKKNF
- the hisS gene encoding histidine--tRNA ligase — protein: MAIQAQKGTKDMLPNDAYKWHYIEEKLRKISAEYGIREIRTPMFEATELFKRGVGETTDVVQKEMYTFEDKGGRSITLKPEGTAPAVRAFIENSLYADAQPTKMFYFTPCFRYEKMQKGRLREFHQYGIEVFGSQEASIDAEILSLVMRVLTEDFGIKGLSLNINSLGCPKCRAKFNEALKQYLKENYDNLCETCKTRFEKNPMRIIDCKEKRCKEIVKEAPSILDYICEECSDHFSKLKAYLDVMGIEYNIDPQIVRGLDYYSKTVFEVIKDGLTVCGGGRYDYLVEEVDGPKTPAMGFGLGLERLLLILDEEGIEIPEPVRCEVYIGSMGDNAKLEAMKLAFNLRKAGIKAEIDHLGKSVKAQMKYANKIGAKYTFVIGDSEIEENKIKIKRMSDGEQFEISLDINEIVNIVK
- a CDS encoding DHH family phosphoesterase, producing MQKAWKNIYCTNYISGYSPFNIKNMNKAIERLASAINNREKIVIYGGCDLDSICAISSLMLILKYLNADVEYCVSSEHEEKNYDIDEYTLREDIAFLGAELLITVGCGLKNKEVENLCNRFNIDLIIMENKRTKCIYDSTYINPSEEKCSYRYKDLTNSGLTFKLMQAIAIYYNMKRINKYLDLILIGSVSKNVKNKGENGIILKEGIQYLRYTNSIGLNAIKSFFNISDINIDSINKIVNEITPREGAISKKDNAKIIVELLTTNDKDRAEQITKYIYNEKIR
- a CDS encoding MBL fold metallo-hydrolase, whose translation is MLIKTIPVGMYQANCYVVIDEETKDCIIVDPGEEASRIESVIESLDAKPKMILLTHGHFDHVGAVQKLAEKYKIPFYIDKKDEDMIERNVDVFGKLPKADGYLKDGDTLKFSDNYEIKCLETPGHTPGGLCFLIDNCLFTGDTLFRESIGRSDFEGGNHSTLLKSINDKLVPLGDDIAVYPGHGPSSTIKHERQRNPFLAGDFYVY
- a CDS encoding coproporphyrinogen III oxidase, which encodes MYIKIYLNDLKYRYDVYQMFNIFYTFKELKFVNKDEERDYDVFISENMVKISEGDNSFSYEFKEGYGFKTELKKGIFKFLSETLKDEYPWGTLVGIRPSKIALSLIREGKSEEEIIKYFEDNYMAREEKAKLCIEVAEREESFVNKEEKNISIYVGMPFCPTRCLYCSFAANPIAGCKKDIEPYLEALSKEISAISDYVSKKGLKIETVYFGGGTPTSVNNEHFEVLMKHIYDSFVNNKGIKEFTVECGRPDSITEEKLKTMKRYEVSRISINPQSMNDKTLKSIGRGHLTEDVVDKFNLARSLDFDNINMDIIIGLPNEDISEVSKTCSMIKDLNPDSLTIHGMSIKRASRLHENLVLHNTITIAEQKNLNKMYEMSKVLGRELNMHPYYMYRQKNMVGNMENVGYSKDNKECIYNIQMIEDKQTIIALGADAVSKVVFLEEDKNRIERFANVKDVKEYVKRIEEMVEGKIELLDTLYK
- a CDS encoding adenine phosphoribosyltransferase, which codes for MSLKDKIRVIEDFPKKGISFKDITTLIADGEGLRDSVDQMAEFFKDKNIDVVVGPEARGFIFGVPVAYALGVGFIPVRKPGKLPGDTVRVEYDLEYGKDALEIHKDAIKPGMRVAIVDDLLATGGTIAAVAKLVEQAGGEVAGLAFTIELTELKGRDKLKGYEVTSLVDYDV